In Stieleria varia, one genomic interval encodes:
- a CDS encoding AAA family ATPase, giving the protein MTENGFPSRFSGDGIGPAGSAQHRYPYLANERLVKVVNMAMVLGRPLLVKGPPGCGKTELASAVSHELGIPKYDWYVKSTSQAKDGLYSIDALRRLQDAQTNNPQAQSIVPYLRFGPLGEALQCGKPAVLLIDEIDKADIDFPNDLLRELDQMAFTIEELDEADAAAQGFARSYQATVPPIVIITSNDEKELPNAFLRRCLFHYIDFPDADQLTQILETHTQQLDVAQGLIRSAVACFEKIRDAGQFRKEPGTSELLDWVHILHHWDVPVEELRADQHLSSIPHFELLFKHQADLQSMQRDRDA; this is encoded by the coding sequence ATGACAGAAAACGGATTTCCAAGCAGATTCAGCGGCGATGGCATCGGGCCCGCCGGTTCTGCTCAGCATCGCTATCCCTATTTGGCCAATGAGCGACTCGTCAAGGTCGTGAACATGGCGATGGTGCTCGGTCGACCGCTGTTGGTCAAAGGACCTCCAGGCTGCGGAAAAACGGAACTGGCCTCCGCCGTCAGCCACGAACTGGGCATCCCCAAATACGACTGGTACGTCAAGTCGACCTCGCAAGCCAAGGACGGCTTGTACAGCATTGATGCCCTGCGGCGTCTGCAAGACGCTCAGACCAACAACCCTCAAGCCCAGTCGATCGTGCCGTATTTGAGATTTGGACCGCTGGGTGAAGCCCTGCAATGCGGCAAGCCGGCCGTTCTGTTGATCGATGAAATCGACAAAGCAGACATCGATTTCCCCAACGATCTGTTGCGAGAACTCGACCAGATGGCATTTACCATCGAAGAATTGGATGAAGCTGATGCGGCGGCCCAAGGTTTCGCCCGCAGTTATCAAGCGACCGTTCCGCCGATCGTGATCATCACCAGCAACGACGAAAAAGAGTTGCCCAACGCGTTTCTGAGACGGTGCCTGTTTCACTACATCGACTTCCCCGACGCCGATCAGTTGACACAGATTCTGGAGACCCATACTCAGCAACTCGATGTCGCGCAGGGACTGATCCGATCGGCCGTAGCGTGTTTTGAAAAGATTCGCGACGCCGGCCAGTTTCGAAAAGAGCCCGGGACCAGCGAGTTATTGGACTGGGTTCATATCCTGCATCACTGGGATGTTCCCGTGGAGGAACTGCGCGCCGATCAACACCTTAGCAGCATCCCCCACTTTGAATTGCTCTTTAAGCATCAAGCGGACCTGCAATCCATGCAACGTGATCGTGATGCCTGA
- a CDS encoding metallophosphoesterase family protein, with protein sequence MTPGLDLASEDDRESALDEVLSFSRRFGEDTVSLCMHAAVPLGLTPELLHLIRHNFLHSLPRVAESDLLLSPLCRDVGGGFFQMRSSIRELLIFELRNDAEFGKTRLESIAALMLGFVDQQWTVKCDREFRSFLLAQRWTALAYIDPAEAARQLASALATDLQSPGDEIVAVAEIAQELSEPLQSQEDIVIYSAGISELRQGRTALAARFFDTLSSKSKPLIVGDVVLPAPQTLMKHSSSAESDGGQQKWADMSDISDALQDLESAFGDEPALQCELLEKSDSGKPIGHHGSFSVVFKARHADGRLITLRFFTHQRNELPERYKRITRHFNEVSRPDGLVDFQFLEQGLRLADGRRSPVMVLDWVEGKTLDRWLLSQFETTAGSEACTLMAERWRRLMGDLREKQIAHGDLQPMNIIVTPESELKLIDYDSMYVPSLEGLPTVERGVDQYQHPERDRHTTLSLEIDNFSAILIYLLILASEFDPIDLPALESTRLFLPDGEAPPPKTVEHSSIIRKLASSSSPAIASMVALLKRYHDGPIKAVPSLEGFIAFEWDEPDGGAERFRSRVMSQTNETTLGDALRQLESIHGVSIESSAKESKAVISEQFTGVELDTAIRILLGSTKHQASVNGVSVSLRGGNKIDLAQPVAILSDIHGNLEALDAVLTDIRARGIQQICCLGDSVGVGPNPGECIAVAMTFDAHVLGDFEQGTLFDPDGFDPICRQATFWTRAMMENEQVETTLQHSRWDFFGEMPRKLSFGDILFVHASPRDPTNEYVWPEDIYNQRKVERCFQTTKRICFMGHTGIPGIFTEELEYRSPEEVEYEYSLGPGKHLINVGSVGKPRDGDPRASYVILNGNHLTFRRIEYDLERTAAKIERTPELSDELAVELRRGAGRPGEGDDLQRSSEDQRSSEDQRSSEDLSSSELAKKKLDEMFRRNRPTDKGHSGPDWGTNDTRPIED encoded by the coding sequence ATGACTCCAGGATTGGATCTCGCGTCCGAGGACGATCGAGAAAGTGCATTGGATGAGGTGCTCTCGTTCTCACGCCGATTCGGCGAGGACACCGTTTCGCTGTGCATGCATGCGGCCGTCCCGCTCGGGCTGACCCCCGAACTGCTGCATTTGATACGCCACAACTTTCTCCACTCGTTGCCACGCGTGGCGGAATCAGACCTATTGCTATCGCCACTGTGTCGCGATGTGGGAGGTGGTTTTTTTCAGATGAGATCATCGATTCGCGAGCTGCTGATCTTTGAGCTTCGCAACGATGCGGAGTTTGGCAAGACGCGTTTGGAGTCCATCGCAGCGCTGATGCTCGGTTTTGTCGATCAACAATGGACCGTCAAGTGCGATCGTGAGTTTCGCAGTTTCTTGCTCGCTCAACGCTGGACGGCGCTAGCGTACATCGATCCGGCCGAGGCGGCTCGGCAATTGGCCAGTGCACTGGCAACCGATCTGCAATCTCCCGGAGACGAGATCGTGGCCGTTGCCGAAATCGCTCAGGAATTGTCTGAACCGCTGCAATCGCAGGAAGACATCGTCATCTACTCGGCCGGGATCAGCGAGCTACGCCAAGGACGGACCGCATTGGCTGCTCGATTCTTTGACACACTCAGCTCAAAGTCCAAACCACTGATCGTGGGCGATGTTGTCTTGCCGGCGCCACAAACGCTGATGAAACATTCGTCGTCAGCGGAGTCCGACGGTGGGCAGCAAAAATGGGCAGACATGAGTGACATCTCGGACGCATTGCAGGACCTAGAGTCAGCGTTCGGCGATGAACCTGCGTTGCAATGCGAGCTGCTGGAAAAGAGCGATTCTGGCAAGCCCATCGGGCACCACGGGTCGTTTTCAGTAGTGTTCAAGGCTCGGCATGCCGATGGGCGGCTCATCACGCTCCGTTTCTTTACTCATCAACGCAACGAGTTGCCCGAACGTTACAAGCGAATCACTCGTCACTTCAACGAAGTATCCCGACCAGACGGCTTGGTCGACTTTCAGTTTCTGGAGCAGGGACTACGTCTGGCCGACGGACGCAGATCTCCTGTCATGGTTCTGGATTGGGTTGAAGGAAAGACACTCGACCGATGGCTTCTGTCTCAATTTGAGACCACAGCCGGTTCCGAAGCGTGCACACTGATGGCTGAACGGTGGCGTCGGCTCATGGGCGATCTGAGGGAAAAGCAGATCGCGCACGGTGATCTGCAACCAATGAACATTATCGTGACGCCCGAAAGCGAATTGAAGCTGATCGATTACGACAGCATGTACGTTCCTAGCCTGGAGGGCCTACCAACCGTGGAACGTGGTGTCGATCAATATCAACATCCAGAACGAGACCGACACACGACCCTATCCCTGGAAATCGACAACTTTTCTGCCATCCTGATCTACCTCCTGATCCTGGCGTCGGAATTCGATCCTATCGATCTTCCGGCCCTGGAGTCGACTCGCTTGTTCCTTCCCGACGGAGAAGCCCCGCCGCCTAAGACCGTAGAACACTCGTCCATCATTCGCAAGCTAGCCTCCAGTTCGAGTCCTGCGATCGCGAGCATGGTCGCTCTGTTAAAGCGTTACCACGACGGTCCCATCAAAGCGGTTCCGAGCCTGGAAGGATTCATCGCTTTTGAATGGGACGAACCCGATGGCGGGGCGGAACGATTCCGTTCTCGGGTCATGTCTCAAACAAACGAGACAACTCTCGGAGACGCACTTCGGCAACTCGAATCGATCCACGGCGTGTCGATCGAATCATCCGCCAAGGAGTCCAAAGCGGTCATCTCGGAACAATTCACCGGTGTCGAGCTGGATACGGCAATCCGTATTCTGCTGGGATCGACCAAACACCAAGCGTCCGTCAATGGTGTCAGCGTATCGCTTCGCGGCGGCAACAAGATTGACCTAGCGCAGCCGGTCGCCATCCTCAGCGATATTCATGGCAATCTCGAAGCGCTCGACGCGGTGCTCACGGATATCCGAGCCCGCGGCATTCAGCAAATCTGTTGCTTGGGCGACAGCGTCGGTGTCGGCCCCAACCCTGGTGAATGCATTGCTGTGGCGATGACGTTTGATGCCCATGTCCTGGGAGACTTTGAACAGGGGACTCTGTTCGATCCCGATGGCTTCGACCCGATATGCCGGCAGGCCACGTTTTGGACGCGAGCAATGATGGAAAACGAGCAAGTGGAGACGACGCTCCAACACTCTCGATGGGATTTCTTTGGGGAGATGCCTCGAAAACTCTCCTTTGGCGACATCTTGTTCGTGCATGCCTCTCCGCGAGACCCGACGAACGAATACGTATGGCCTGAGGATATCTATAATCAACGGAAAGTAGAGCGATGCTTTCAGACGACCAAAAGGATTTGCTTCATGGGGCACACCGGTATTCCTGGTATCTTCACGGAGGAACTGGAATACAGATCGCCGGAGGAAGTGGAGTATGAATATTCCCTTGGGCCGGGCAAGCACTTGATCAACGTTGGTTCGGTCGGTAAGCCACGCGATGGTGACCCGCGTGCCAGCTATGTGATCCTGAATGGGAACCATCTGACGTTTCGCCGCATCGAATATGACCTCGAAAGGACCGCGGCGAAAATCGAGCGCACTCCTGAATTGTCCGACGAGCTGGCGGTGGAACTTCGGCGAGGTGCTGGGCGGCCCGGCGAGGGCGATGACCTGCAGCGTTCCTCAGAGGATCAGCGTTCCTCAGAGGATCAGCGTTCCTCAGAGGATCTGAGCAGCAGTGAACTGGCGAAGAAAAAGCTCGATGAAATGTTCCGCCGAAATCGACCGACTGACAAAGGCCATAGCGGCCCTGACTGGGGAACCAACGATACACGGCCGATTGAAGATTGA
- a CDS encoding DUF4062 domain-containing protein, which produces MQVKVFLSSTRGDMDQDCREWVLNVVRDNASAVEMDHWVMDSDDDEQSVVDLCYQMICVQSTHFLGLFGYRRGWVPSVLEPTRRSITEAEYDWANETGKTLAVFVPNATTKFADELRRRAGSQSEREANEQKQFLDRVRRESLGCLEFKDPGHLVSRAIDTVRSWQGGGLRAMVAADRRNARGPNPSEYMFLGCSRQFFAFEQSLELIASPHVAKQTAWLIHGRVGYGHQDLMERIWHRLSQVTRTIRRVRVPLGVAWREDHCAAVCSLIGRELAVDDCNNIETVAFHLSKVLDSVDVLLEVQMVQRFAGSLDGFVQNMLQPLIRQLHGRHKRRLLTLIGLEHKESSGEPWKTLLQEPPVPGDEETLDPGKLIELPILTPLTTSEIATWLRRFKSEEDAYEIALALTEETEGRRTFVRERLADPSLWTIQSI; this is translated from the coding sequence ATGCAGGTAAAAGTGTTCTTGAGCAGCACGCGGGGCGACATGGATCAGGATTGTCGCGAGTGGGTGCTCAACGTGGTTCGCGACAACGCATCGGCTGTCGAGATGGATCACTGGGTGATGGACTCGGACGATGACGAACAGTCGGTGGTGGATCTGTGCTACCAAATGATTTGCGTTCAAAGCACACACTTCCTGGGCCTGTTTGGATACCGGCGAGGATGGGTGCCCAGTGTCCTGGAGCCGACACGGCGCTCGATCACGGAAGCCGAATACGACTGGGCCAATGAGACGGGCAAGACGCTGGCGGTGTTTGTGCCCAACGCCACGACCAAGTTTGCTGACGAATTGAGAAGACGAGCTGGCAGTCAATCGGAACGCGAAGCGAACGAGCAAAAGCAATTCTTAGATCGTGTTCGTAGAGAATCCCTTGGATGCCTCGAGTTCAAGGACCCCGGGCATTTGGTGTCCCGAGCGATTGACACGGTGCGTTCCTGGCAGGGGGGCGGCTTGCGCGCGATGGTGGCCGCTGATCGCCGCAACGCGAGAGGACCGAATCCGTCGGAGTACATGTTCTTGGGATGTTCGAGGCAGTTTTTTGCCTTCGAGCAAAGCCTTGAGTTGATCGCATCGCCGCATGTCGCCAAGCAAACCGCATGGCTGATTCATGGTCGAGTCGGCTACGGACATCAAGATCTGATGGAACGAATTTGGCATCGACTCAGTCAGGTGACACGAACCATTCGACGAGTCCGCGTGCCGTTGGGTGTGGCTTGGCGGGAGGACCATTGTGCGGCAGTGTGCTCCCTGATCGGACGCGAGCTGGCGGTTGACGACTGCAACAACATCGAAACGGTCGCGTTTCATCTTTCCAAGGTGCTGGACTCGGTGGACGTGCTGTTGGAAGTTCAGATGGTGCAGCGATTTGCGGGGTCTCTGGATGGGTTTGTTCAGAACATGTTGCAACCGCTGATCCGACAACTACACGGCCGACACAAACGACGGCTCTTGACGTTGATCGGACTGGAGCACAAAGAGTCGAGCGGTGAGCCCTGGAAAACCTTGCTCCAAGAGCCTCCGGTGCCGGGCGACGAAGAAACACTGGATCCAGGAAAACTGATCGAGCTGCCTATCCTGACACCTTTGACGACGAGTGAAATCGCCACGTGGTTGCGGAGGTTCAAGAGCGAGGAAGACGCCTACGAAATCGCATTGGCGTTGACCGAAGAAACAGAGGGGCGACGAACATTTGTGCGTGAGCGTCTGGCAGACCCCAGCCTTTGGACCATTCAAAGTATTTGA
- a CDS encoding Ig-like domain-containing protein, which produces MIKRTDSESNTRRKMSAERKKQDRQRRRQLTIQSLEDRQMLDASSLIDPTIFDARIPRNIGTVPAAVFLDNEAAGVRGVNDTFQTAQLLPLGTGANQEDTIDLTGSMGLVVGANFNIQTDIDVYAFDLRAGDILDLAVLGSGANLTVMYENGGIWFGTDVNTALVDPTDPTMGTFYGNGSPLQTLGNAVGAQVVPEDGRYYLYLAPSTTTSNYTVGLRAYRPISEQLPIGVQQIVYLDFDGGVYPTSIFNPGVLPAGVVRFSSLNENLAALGFVNPTPDVPNGFIDFMLAEIEQQMQSIADNGTNGDYDATGIPGQYGVTILNSRDHADPGFNNPIVTRVFMGLDSEIGTGAFGISQSIDVGNFNMNEVVLAVIEPHTTTGNAYPISPSATVQDSIAQQYAGTITHELAHSFGIWHTDGNNLTDNLIDEGSQRLVDYSQGVGPDGIFGSSDDIVPMFVDDRFSPTEGSFFGVERVPAALSHVLSTGRVGTSIGGRVFNDINRDGNRAFNDPGLAGVTVFADANNNGIQDPTDPTDVTAADGSFSLAVATGAVNVYAVTPAQFIASTPVVRDAAADADGVIEFGFTQVIADATGTKFADNNGNGLFDANETGIGGVYIYLDLDNDNRPDLGEPSSITAADGTYSLNFPGPGTYTIREVVTAGFIQTFPNAAAGFEHVVTYNGIALTDNYNFGNLPSRDWGDAPESYLTLAADGGPSHGITPGLGLGANIDREVNGQPTVNADGDDATGTADEDGVRQLSPLGPGDDATFEFTTRNDSGVGAYLQGWFDFNGDGDFSDPGERVFTNRLLGTGTQSLTVSVPEDAVVGTTYARFRYSTSQNLGIGGDADDGEVEDYVYTIQNAAELINDDFFTVSRNTQSNQFFVLANDFETPQNQLTIAQLGLEGTDGQVSIAGDGRSVLYTPRNNFVGRDAFLYTVRDGSGNIVRDEFNNPVTATVVVNVTFQSAIPIALDDTFEIPQGSSNRALNVLDNDVPSVAGGIRITSVSGGNQGGRVTIDGGGQTLRYTPAPGFTGTEQFMYNISDELGQNSMATVTVNMLPGSRDDDMVEFSIGIFDTLNNQPITNVQVGQKFNVRVFVDDLRYDEDNPPPFNSPEGVASAFLDLLYTDELVATMDTDNNPDFPFDITFGELFENSGFSGGSSAIPGILDEVGAVQPISVGNQLTNHSGPTELFTVTMEAVSPGVAVFTGDPADNITSETILLGQNVALTPQFLRLGRTELTITPESDNFTAAIDDSFPTGVDSNGNPILDFNNDPAILDVLANDNLGSTGIIREFGLATAPTLGTVDINDNGSPLNFNDDFIEYTPFIGTQGFERFSYVIVTDDGVRSTAEVTMQIGADAGDVDLVALDFEVVDGNNNPIALTGGAYSVTSGSRFGVQIYAEDLRTVSQEYVFAAFLDVLYDSDVILPSDIDSDARYDFDVIFGSTFDRSSGVGTAGRLGIIDEFGSQLSDPETVAPVRNLLATLYFDASAVAQVTTTQVVGGPADAFPFQDTLLSGRDEPVEVEDIRYDLINIRLVPSTAPLTNRALPPDVNGDGNVTPLDALTVVNQLAAPSFEGESAPIAVMYTDVNGDNRTSALDALQVINYLREQRKQALLAGELVTTSNPVESETAEVDGVFADLSRTSPLVSVDGPANRATAGVTLAALEQSTEDDDDDLLSLLADDQLTQRF; this is translated from the coding sequence ATGATCAAACGCACTGATTCGGAATCGAACACGCGCCGCAAGATGTCGGCTGAGAGAAAGAAACAGGACAGGCAGCGTCGTCGTCAGTTGACGATACAAAGCTTGGAAGATCGTCAGATGCTCGATGCGAGTTCCTTGATCGATCCGACGATTTTCGATGCAAGAATTCCCCGCAATATCGGGACGGTTCCCGCTGCCGTGTTCCTCGACAACGAGGCTGCTGGTGTTCGCGGCGTCAATGACACGTTCCAGACAGCGCAGCTTCTGCCACTGGGAACGGGAGCGAATCAGGAGGATACGATCGATCTCACCGGCAGCATGGGCTTGGTCGTCGGTGCGAACTTCAATATCCAGACCGACATTGATGTCTACGCATTCGACTTAAGAGCTGGGGACATTCTGGACCTCGCCGTTTTGGGCTCCGGTGCCAACCTGACGGTGATGTATGAGAATGGCGGGATTTGGTTCGGAACGGACGTCAACACGGCGTTGGTCGATCCGACCGATCCGACCATGGGAACGTTTTATGGGAATGGGTCCCCACTGCAGACTTTGGGCAATGCAGTCGGTGCCCAAGTTGTACCGGAAGATGGACGTTATTACCTGTACTTGGCGCCCAGCACGACGACATCCAACTACACCGTCGGTCTGCGAGCCTATCGACCGATCAGCGAGCAGCTTCCGATCGGAGTGCAGCAGATCGTCTACTTGGATTTTGACGGAGGAGTCTATCCGACCAGCATCTTCAATCCGGGCGTGCTGCCAGCGGGTGTCGTGCGATTCTCCAGCCTCAACGAGAACCTCGCTGCATTGGGCTTTGTGAACCCAACTCCAGATGTGCCCAATGGTTTCATCGACTTTATGTTGGCCGAGATCGAACAGCAGATGCAATCGATCGCGGACAATGGGACCAATGGCGATTACGACGCGACCGGTATTCCCGGTCAATATGGCGTCACGATTCTGAACAGCCGCGACCATGCGGATCCAGGTTTCAATAATCCTATCGTCACCCGCGTGTTCATGGGGCTTGATTCAGAAATCGGAACGGGTGCGTTCGGCATTTCCCAGTCGATCGACGTCGGTAACTTCAACATGAACGAGGTCGTTCTGGCGGTGATTGAACCCCACACGACGACCGGCAACGCTTACCCTATCTCTCCTTCGGCAACCGTTCAGGATTCGATTGCACAACAGTATGCTGGAACGATCACACACGAACTGGCACACTCATTTGGAATCTGGCACACCGACGGCAATAATCTGACGGACAACTTGATTGACGAAGGGTCGCAACGCCTTGTCGATTACTCGCAGGGTGTCGGTCCGGACGGGATTTTTGGTTCGTCCGATGACATTGTTCCTATGTTCGTGGACGATCGATTCAGTCCTACTGAAGGAAGCTTCTTTGGCGTCGAGCGTGTTCCCGCCGCACTGTCGCACGTGCTGTCGACCGGAAGGGTGGGCACGTCGATTGGTGGACGTGTTTTCAACGACATCAACCGCGACGGCAATCGTGCCTTCAACGATCCGGGACTGGCGGGCGTGACGGTGTTCGCTGACGCGAACAACAACGGCATCCAAGACCCCACTGACCCGACGGACGTGACGGCAGCCGACGGCAGCTTTTCGTTGGCGGTCGCAACCGGCGCGGTCAATGTTTACGCGGTGACTCCGGCACAATTCATCGCCAGCACGCCAGTGGTTCGTGACGCAGCCGCCGACGCAGACGGTGTGATCGAGTTCGGATTCACGCAAGTGATTGCGGATGCGACGGGAACGAAGTTCGCCGACAACAACGGCAATGGCTTGTTCGATGCCAATGAAACCGGCATCGGTGGCGTTTACATCTACTTGGACTTGGACAATGACAACCGCCCCGACCTTGGCGAGCCGTCGAGCATCACCGCAGCAGACGGTACCTACTCGTTGAACTTCCCTGGACCGGGCACCTACACGATTCGTGAAGTGGTGACGGCGGGCTTCATCCAGACGTTCCCCAATGCAGCCGCTGGTTTTGAACACGTGGTCACGTACAACGGGATCGCACTGACAGACAATTACAACTTCGGCAACTTGCCCTCACGCGACTGGGGCGATGCTCCGGAGAGTTACCTGACGCTGGCCGCAGATGGCGGTCCGAGTCACGGGATCACGCCGGGACTTGGCTTGGGTGCCAATATCGACCGCGAAGTCAACGGCCAGCCCACGGTCAACGCCGACGGCGATGACGCGACCGGAACAGCGGACGAAGACGGCGTGCGTCAGTTGTCTCCTCTGGGACCGGGCGATGATGCAACGTTTGAATTCACAACGCGAAATGACTCCGGTGTCGGAGCGTACCTGCAAGGCTGGTTCGACTTCAACGGAGACGGCGACTTCAGCGATCCGGGCGAACGCGTCTTCACCAATCGGTTGCTGGGAACCGGCACCCAAAGCTTGACCGTTTCGGTGCCAGAGGACGCGGTCGTGGGAACGACTTATGCTCGCTTCCGTTACAGCACGTCGCAGAATCTTGGGATCGGCGGCGATGCGGATGACGGAGAAGTCGAAGATTACGTCTACACGATTCAGAACGCTGCTGAATTGATCAACGACGACTTCTTTACCGTCTCGCGAAACACCCAATCGAATCAATTCTTTGTCCTGGCAAACGACTTTGAGACGCCTCAAAATCAATTGACCATTGCTCAGTTGGGGCTTGAGGGCACGGACGGTCAAGTTTCAATTGCCGGGGACGGTCGTTCGGTCCTCTACACCCCGCGAAACAACTTCGTCGGTCGTGACGCCTTCCTGTACACCGTTCGCGATGGCAGCGGCAACATCGTTCGTGATGAATTCAATAACCCTGTGACTGCGACCGTGGTGGTCAATGTAACGTTCCAGTCTGCTATCCCGATTGCACTGGACGACACATTCGAAATTCCACAGGGATCCAGCAATCGTGCGTTGAACGTGCTGGACAATGACGTTCCCAGTGTTGCAGGCGGCATTCGAATCACGAGTGTCAGCGGCGGCAATCAAGGCGGTCGGGTGACGATCGACGGCGGCGGACAAACTCTGCGGTACACCCCGGCTCCTGGATTCACCGGGACCGAGCAGTTCATGTACAACATCTCCGACGAACTGGGCCAGAACAGCATGGCGACCGTCACGGTCAACATGTTGCCCGGTTCACGCGATGATGACATGGTGGAATTCTCCATCGGCATTTTTGACACGTTGAACAATCAGCCGATCACGAATGTTCAGGTCGGTCAGAAGTTCAACGTCCGCGTGTTCGTGGATGACTTGCGATACGACGAAGACAATCCGCCACCGTTTAATAGTCCCGAAGGCGTCGCGTCGGCGTTCTTGGATCTGTTGTACACCGATGAATTGGTGGCAACGATGGATACCGACAACAATCCAGATTTCCCATTCGACATCACATTCGGCGAGTTGTTTGAAAACAGCGGGTTCTCCGGCGGCAGTTCAGCGATCCCTGGCATTTTGGATGAGGTCGGAGCGGTTCAGCCGATTTCCGTCGGCAATCAATTGACGAACCACAGCGGCCCGACGGAATTGTTCACGGTCACGATGGAAGCGGTTTCGCCAGGTGTGGCCGTGTTCACGGGCGACCCGGCAGACAACATCACCAGTGAGACGATCTTGCTGGGTCAGAACGTCGCCTTGACGCCACAGTTCTTGCGGCTCGGTCGAACCGAATTGACGATCACACCTGAGTCCGACAACTTCACCGCCGCCATCGACGATTCGTTCCCGACAGGAGTGGACTCCAACGGTAACCCGATCCTAGATTTCAACAACGATCCTGCCATCTTGGACGTGTTGGCAAACGACAACCTGGGATCCACCGGCATCATCCGCGAGTTCGGTTTGGCGACGGCGCCTACTTTGGGAACGGTCGACATCAACGACAACGGCAGCCCGCTCAATTTCAACGATGACTTCATCGAGTACACGCCGTTCATCGGCACGCAAGGATTTGAGCGGTTCAGTTATGTGATCGTCACCGACGATGGTGTACGCAGCACCGCAGAAGTCACCATGCAAATTGGTGCTGATGCGGGCGATGTCGATTTGGTCGCGTTGGATTTTGAGGTCGTGGACGGGAACAACAACCCGATCGCGTTGACCGGCGGAGCCTATTCGGTGACCAGTGGTTCCCGATTCGGTGTCCAGATCTATGCGGAAGACTTGCGAACCGTCAGTCAAGAATACGTGTTCGCGGCATTCTTGGATGTTTTGTATGACTCCGATGTGATCTTGCCCAGCGACATCGACAGTGATGCTCGATACGATTTCGACGTCATCTTTGGATCCACCTTCGATCGCAGTTCCGGTGTCGGTACCGCCGGCCGCTTAGGAATCATTGATGAATTCGGATCGCAGCTTTCCGATCCGGAAACGGTGGCTCCCGTTCGAAACCTCCTGGCAACGCTTTACTTTGACGCCTCGGCGGTTGCACAGGTCACCACGACACAGGTTGTCGGCGGTCCGGCCGATGCCTTCCCATTCCAGGACACCTTGCTTTCGGGTCGGGATGAGCCAGTGGAGGTGGAAGATATCCGA
- a CDS encoding VWA domain-containing protein, whose translation MPEQISQRSAGIAGQTVGSHPLLSVFLELRVRNLEIGVAEFLDGLRLLATTCEVGSRDDLILACQALWGSSREEQRAIEKALHVTLPARLTSETIAQMRQQRASDPTPENRSRNRQRQPSSPQSSAAPKASNEPAVEQQVSLNALPSTDQVATKPVKAPQNPVQPRTAFIDLAGEVPIFRRHAKRSWRYFRRMARVGPSTEADIPKTIRQIHRDGVFLQPILVPRRRNLANIVILMDQSESMTPFRMWTNELVQAARQSGLASVTVLFFSDTPTDFVFQDRSLTAPVDLQDIVRRLPGTGIMVVSDAGAARGGFDRIRVDDSIAFVRSYSHRARVAWINPVPTVRWEFSTAESISAAAGVKMFSLERMELYDAMNVLRGRSIT comes from the coding sequence ATGCCTGAACAAATCTCTCAACGGTCAGCGGGCATTGCGGGTCAGACGGTCGGATCACACCCGCTCTTGTCGGTCTTCCTGGAACTGAGGGTTCGAAATCTCGAGATCGGTGTCGCCGAGTTCCTCGACGGTCTGCGGCTCCTGGCGACGACGTGCGAAGTCGGCTCGCGCGACGACCTGATCCTGGCATGTCAAGCTCTGTGGGGAAGCAGCAGGGAAGAACAACGTGCCATCGAAAAAGCGTTGCATGTCACATTGCCGGCAAGATTGACTTCCGAAACGATCGCGCAGATGCGACAACAGAGAGCCTCTGATCCGACGCCTGAGAACCGTTCCAGAAACCGCCAGCGGCAACCTTCGTCTCCTCAGTCGTCAGCTGCTCCCAAGGCATCCAACGAGCCGGCCGTTGAGCAACAGGTATCACTCAATGCGTTGCCCAGCACCGATCAGGTGGCGACCAAACCCGTCAAGGCTCCGCAAAATCCGGTTCAGCCGCGAACCGCGTTTATCGACCTCGCTGGGGAAGTGCCGATTTTTCGTCGTCACGCGAAACGATCTTGGCGTTATTTTCGTCGAATGGCGCGTGTGGGACCATCGACCGAGGCAGACATCCCTAAGACGATCAGGCAAATTCATCGTGATGGAGTCTTTCTACAACCGATCCTGGTTCCGCGTCGCCGCAATCTGGCCAACATCGTCATCCTGATGGACCAGAGCGAATCGATGACTCCGTTTCGGATGTGGACCAATGAGTTGGTCCAGGCCGCGCGTCAAAGCGGGCTCGCCTCGGTCACTGTTCTGTTCTTTAGCGATACGCCAACGGATTTCGTTTTTCAGGATCGATCGCTCACCGCGCCGGTTGATCTGCAGGACATCGTCCGCAGGTTGCCTGGCACCGGCATCATGGTGGTGTCCGATGCGGGAGCCGCGAGAGGTGGATTTGATCGCATTCGGGTCGATGATTCGATCGCGTTTGTCCGCAGCTACAGCCACCGCGCCCGTGTGGCATGGATCAATCCCGTTCCAACGGTTCGCTGGGAGTTCAGCACAGCAGAATCGATTTCCGCAGCGGCCGGTGTGAAGATGTTTTCCCTGGAACGAATGGAGCTTTACGATGCGATGAACGTGCTGAGGGGGCGTAGCATCACATGA